The following proteins are encoded in a genomic region of Actinomycetota bacterium:
- a CDS encoding deoxyguanosinetriphosphate triphosphohydrolase, translating to MTVREEIEEREEAWLSPHAVRSRNSRGREREEGPDPLRTCFMRDRDRIIHSKSFRRLKHKTQVFLAPEGDHYRTRLTHTLEVSQISRTIARALRLNEDLTEAIALGHDLGHTPFGHMGEEAFHDLTPTPFRHNEQSLRVVERLEYGGKGLNLTWEVRDGILNHTGNSPLPATLEGRVVRIADRIAYVNHDIDDAIRAGILVESDLPRSTLEVLGTRHNQRIDTLVRDMVEQSRGRDDIRLSPGVADALDELREFLFRRVYIGSVAKQEEDKAITVLRSLFDFYLEHPGELPEEYRGGDEDLRVRVCDYVAGMTDRYAMRKYHEHFLPRVWVGEL from the coding sequence ATGACGGTCAGGGAGGAGATCGAAGAGCGGGAGGAGGCGTGGCTCTCCCCTCACGCGGTGCGCAGCAGGAACAGCCGCGGCCGCGAGCGCGAGGAGGGGCCGGACCCCCTGCGCACCTGTTTCATGCGCGACCGTGACCGCATCATCCACAGCAAGTCCTTTCGGCGCCTGAAGCACAAGACCCAGGTCTTTCTAGCCCCGGAGGGCGACCACTACCGCACCCGCCTCACCCATACCCTTGAGGTGAGCCAGATCTCCCGCACCATCGCCCGCGCCCTGCGCCTCAACGAGGACCTCACCGAGGCCATCGCCCTGGGCCATGACCTCGGACACACCCCCTTCGGACACATGGGGGAGGAGGCCTTCCACGACCTCACGCCCACCCCTTTCCGCCACAACGAGCAGAGCCTGAGGGTGGTTGAGAGGCTGGAATACGGGGGCAAGGGCCTCAACCTCACCTGGGAGGTGAGGGACGGCATCCTCAACCACACCGGAAACAGCCCCCTTCCGGCGACCCTGGAGGGGAGGGTGGTGCGCATCGCCGACCGCATCGCCTACGTGAACCACGACATTGACGACGCCATCCGGGCGGGGATCCTGGTGGAGTCGGACCTGCCGCGGTCCACCCTCGAGGTACTGGGGACCCGTCACAACCAGCGCATAGACACCCTGGTCAGGGACATGGTGGAGCAGAGCCGCGGCCGGGACGATATCCGCTTGAGCCCCGGGGTGGCGGACGCCCTGGACGAGTTGCGGGAATTCCTCTTCCGGCGTGTGTACATAGGCTCGGTAGCAAAGCAGGAGGAGGACAAGGCCATAACCGTTCTGCGCTCCCTCTTCGATTTCTACCTCGAGCACCCCGGGGAGTTGCCCGAGGAGTACCGTGGGGGAGACGAGGACCTGAGGGTCAGGGTATGCGATTACGTGGCGGGGATGACCGACCGCTACGCCATGCGCAAGTACCACGAGCATTTCCTTCCCCGCGTATGGGTGGGGGAGCTGTGA